A portion of the Cololabis saira isolate AMF1-May2022 chromosome 17, fColSai1.1, whole genome shotgun sequence genome contains these proteins:
- the LOC133464135 gene encoding dual specificity protein phosphatase 19-like: MHSLAQEIQGFSKARLKKQVTHVTTVMGRRLVERRSDGGEEEVQELQVQELQGQGCGFVQDESLDLQVGVVRPFLLLGSQDAAHDIDTLQRYKVSHVLNVAYGVTNLFPDQLECKTLEILDLPETQITSYLEECSSFIDQAQQQGGVVLVHCNAGVSRSSSIVIGYLMLREGLSFDAAYGQVKLARPSIRPNAGFYQQLHNYKP; this comes from the exons ATGCATTCGCTGGCTCAGGAGATCCAAGGCTTCTCCAAAGCCCGGCTGAAGAAGCAGGTCACACATGTGACCACGGTGATGGGCAGGAGGCTGGTGGAGAGGAGGAGtgatggaggagaggaggaggtgcaggagctgcaggtgcaggagctgcagggacAGGGATGTGGATTTGTACAAGATGAAAGTCTAGACCTTCAAGTTGGAGTTGTCAGGCCCTTCCTACTCCTGG GCTCTCAGGATGCTGCCCACGACATCGACACCCTGCAGAGATATAAG GTGTCTCATGTGCTGAACGTGGCGTACGGAGTCACTAACCTGTTCCCAGATCAGCTGGAGTGTAAGACGCTGGAGATCCTGGACCTCCCGGAAACTCAGATCACCTCGTACCTGGAGGAATGCAGCTCTTTTATAGATCAGGCTCAACaacag GGCGGTGTGGTTCTGGTGCACTGTAATGCCGGTGTGTCACGTTCCTCCTCCATCGTGATTGGATACCTGATGTTGAGGGAAGGACTGTCGTTTGATGCTGCGTACGGCCAGGTGAAGCTGGCAAGGCCATCCATTCGCCCAAACGCCGGCTTCTACCAACAGTTACACAACTACAAGCCTTAA